From one Camelus dromedarius isolate mCamDro1 chromosome 32, mCamDro1.pat, whole genome shotgun sequence genomic stretch:
- the LOC105086804 gene encoding zinc finger protein 271 — protein sequence MVILQLLPEVSSVRLQSMEGQFNDESQEHRPLSDGETEAKIGELASEEEITGKTESLTEESGNPRDDVLQDSECREFCEFGGKLNENDQNLFKRRQHNCDECGQSFAWSTGLIRHQRTHWEKPYECDKCGKTFSVSSALVLHQRIHTGEKPYPCNWCIKSFSRSSDLIKHQRVHTGEKPYKCDECGKAFSQSSDLIIHQRIHTGEKPYQCSHCSKSFSQRSDLVKHQRIHTGEKPYTCNQCNKHFSQSSDVIKHQRIHTGEKPYRCDVCGKAFSQSSDLILHQRIHTGEKPYPCNQCSKSFSQNSDLIKHRRIHTGEKPYKCNECGKAFNQSSVLILHQRIHTGEKPYPCNQCSKTFSRLSDLINHQRIHTGEKPYPCNQCSKMFSRRSDLVKHHRIHTGEKPYECDACGKTFSQSSNLILHQRIHTGEKPYPCSDCAKSFSRRSDLVKHQRIHTGEKPYACNECSKSFSQSSDLTKHQRVHSGERPYHCNSCEKAFSQSSDLILHQRIHTGEKPYPCTQCGRSFSQNSDLIKHQRIHTGERPYRCNECGKAFSQCSALILHQRIHTGEKPYPCDQCGKSFSRRSDLINHQRVHTSEKPYKCDACGKAFSACTDRVERQGIHTGEKPHRCVQCSRSFSQLSDLINHEKVHPGEDTLNVMNVGTPLVYIHQLYSVPETFCQKKIL from the exons ATGGTAATTCTCCAGTTGCTCCCTGAGGTGTCAAGTGTCCGGTTGCAGTCCATGGAGGGCCAATTCAATGACGAATCTCAAGAACACCGCCCTCTGTCAG ATGGTGAGACTGAGGCCAAGATTGGAGAGCTGGCTTCAGAGGAGGAAATTACAGGAAAAACTGAATCATTAACTGAAGAGTCTGGCAACCCCAGAGATGATGTTCTCCAAGATTCTGAATGCAGAGAATTCTGTGAATTTGGGggtaaattaaatgaaaatgatcaGAATCTCTTCAAAAGAAGACAACATAACTGTGATGAATGTGGGCAAAGCTTTGCTTGGAGTACAGGCCTTATTAGGCATCAAAGAACCCACTGggagaaaccttatgaatgtgATAAATGTGGAAAGACCTTTAGTGTGAGCTCAGCCCTGGTTCtgcatcagagaattcatactggggAGAAACCCTATCCTTGTAATTGGTGTATTAAAAGTTTCAGTCGGAGCTCGGACCTCATTAAACATCAAAGAGTCCACACTGGTGAAAAACCTTACAAATGtgatgaatgtgggaaagccttcagtcaGAGCTCTGATCTTATTATACATCAGAGAATCCATACAGGAGAAAAACCTTATCAGTGCAGTCATTGTAGTAAAAGTTTTAGCCAGCGCTCAGACCTGGTTAAACATCAGAgaatccacactggagagaagccttATACATGTAACCAGTGTAACAAACATTTTAGTCAGAGTTCTGATGTTATAAAACATCAAAGAATCCACACTGGTGAGAAACCATATAGATGTGATGTGTGTGGAAAAGCCTTCAGTCAGAGCTCAGATCTGATTCTGCATCAGAGaatccacactggggagaagccgTATCCGTGTAATCAGTGTAGCAAAAGCTTCAGTCAGAACTCGGACCTGATTAAACATCGAAGgatccacactggagagaagccatataaatgtaatgaatgtgggaaagcttttAATCAGAGCTCAGTCCTTATTCtgcatcagagaattcacactggagagaaaccctatccGTGTAATCAGTGTAGCAAAACCTTCAGTAGACTTTCAGATCTTATTAATCACCAAcgaattcacactggagagaagccttACCCATGCAACCAGTGCAGTAAAATGTTTAGTCGAAGATCAGACCTTGTCAAACATCATAGAATCCACACAggtgagaaaccctatgaatgtgaTGCGTGTGGGAAAACCTTTAGTCAGAGCTCGAACCTTATCCTACATCAGAGgatccacactggagagaaaccctatccATGTAGTGATTGTGCTAAAAGTTTTAGTCGTCGCTCAGACCTTGTTAAACATCAGAGAAtacacactggagagaaaccataCGCATGTAATGAGTGCAGTAAAAGTTTCAGTCAAAGCTCAGACCTCACTAAGCATCAGAGAGTACACTCTGGGGAGAGGCCCTATCATTGCAATAGTTGTGAGAAAGCCTTCAGTCAGAGTTCTGACCTTATTcttcatcagagaattcacactggagaaaaaCCGTATCCATGCACTCAGTGCGGCAGAAGTTTCAGTCAGAACTCAGACCTCATCAAGCACCAGAGAATCCACACTGGGGAAAGACCATATAGATGTAACGagtgtgggaaggctttcagtcaGTGCTCAGCTCTTATCCTGCATCAGAGgatccacactggggagaagcctTACCCATGCGATCAGTGTGGCAAAAGCTTTAGCCGGCGCTCTGATCTTATCAACCATCAAAGAGTCCACACTAGTGAAAAGCCGTATAAGTGTGATGcttgtgggaaagccttcagcgCGTGCACTGATCGCGTGGAACGCCAGGgaatccacactggagagaaaccccaCAGGTGTGTTCAGTGCAGCAGAAGTTTTAGCCAACTTTCTGATCTTATTAATCATGAGAAAGTCCACCCTGGGGAAGACACTCTAAATGTGATGAATGTGGGAACACCGTTAGTGTATATACATCAACTTTATTCAGTACCAGAGACATTCTgccagaaaaaaatcttatga